A single Anopheles maculipalpis chromosome 3RL, idAnoMacuDA_375_x, whole genome shotgun sequence DNA region contains:
- the LOC126563302 gene encoding cuticle protein 19-like, which translates to MMKITIAALALLAVAVAAYEHEDYHSHPSYKFEYGVKDPHTGDHKSQWEHRDGDVVKGAYTLHEADGTERVVEYSSDKHNGFQAHVKRVGHAHHPEVYGHHEAGHSYGGHGHGHASSYANGNLHQYHH; encoded by the coding sequence ATGATGAAGATCACCATTGCCGCCCTCGCCCTTCTGGCCGTCGCCGTTGCAGCTTACGAGCACGAGGACTATCATTCGCATCCCAGCTACAAGTTCGAGTATGGAGTGAAGGATCCTCATACCGGAGACCACAAGAGCCAGTGGGAACATCGGGATGGAGATGTCGTCAAGGGAGCGTACACCCTGCATGAAGCCGACGGAACTGAACGTGTTGTGGAGTACTCGTCCGACAAGCACAACGGCTTCCAGGCTCATGTGAAGCGAGTGGGTCATGCCCATCACCCGGAAGTCTATGGACACCATGAGGCTGGACACTCGTATGGTGGACACGGTCATGGACATGCCAGCAGCTACGCCAACGGAAACCTCCATCAGTATCATCATTGA
- the LOC126563474 gene encoding cuticle protein 19-like, whose amino-acid sequence MFKILALVACLAVVASAQYYGGEHGLGGYAHHHEEPKDYYAYPKYKFEYGVKDPHTGDHKSQWEVRDGDVVKGQYSLHEADGTERVVEYKSDKHSGFEAVVKKVGHAHHPQVYGGHHY is encoded by the exons atgttcaaa ATCCTCGCTCTCGTCGCCTGTCTGGCCGTGGTTGCTTCCGCCCAATACTACGGAGGAGAGCACGGACTCGGTGGATACGCTCATCATCATGAAGAGCCCAAGGACTACTACGCTTACCCGAAGTACAAGTTCGAGTATGGCGTCAAGGATCCCCATACCGGTGACCACAAGAGCCAGTGGGAAGTGCGTGATGGCGATGTCGTCAAGGGACAGTACTCGCTGCATGAGGCTGACGGAACCGAGCGTGTGGTCGAGTACAAGTCGGACAAGCACAGCGGTTTCGAAGCCGTCGTCAAGAAGGTCGGCCATGCCCATCACCCGCAGGTGTACGGTGGACATCACTACTAG
- the LOC126561065 gene encoding uncharacterized protein LOC126561065: MFKILALIACLAIVASGQYHGDHYEHKEHYAHPKYKFEYGVKDPHTGDHKTQWEVRDGDVVKGAYTLHEADGTERVVEYKSDGHNGFEANVKNVGHAHHPQVYGGHSSHGHHEYSHGPGASYSNVLALIACLVIVASAQYHGEPEHKEHYAHPKYKFEYGVKDPHTGDHKTQWEVRDGDVVKGAYTLHEADGTERVVEYKSDGHNGFEADVKKVGHAHHPENYVNVDKHY; the protein is encoded by the exons ATGTTCAAG ATTCTTGCCCTGATTGCCTGCCTGGCTATCGTTGCCTCGGGTCAGTATCATGGAGATCACTACGAGCACAAGGAACACTACGCACATCCGAAGTACAAGTTCGAGTATGGCGTCAAGGATCCCCATACCGGTGATCACAAGACCCAGTGGGAAGTACGTGATGGCGATGTCGTCAAGGGAGCCTACACTCTGCATGAAGCTGATGGAACCGAGCGTGTGGTCGAGTACAAGTCGGACGGTCATAACGGATTCGAGGCCAATGTCAAGAACGTTGGACATGCCCATCACCCGCAGGTGTACGGTGGACACTCATCGCACGGACATCATGAGTACTCTCACGGACCAGGAGCTAGCTATAGCAAC GTACTTGCCCTTATCGCCTGCTTGGTCATTGTTGCATCGGCCCAATACCATGGTGAACCCGAGCACAAGGAACACTACGCACACCCGAAGTACAAGTTCGAGTATGGTGTCAAGGATCCCCATACCGGTGACCACAAGACCCAGTGGGAAGTGCGTGATGGCGATGTCGTCAAGGGAGCCTACACTCTGCATGAGGCTGACGGAACCGAGCGTGTGGTCGAGTACAAGTCGGACGGTCACAACGGATTCGAAGCTGACGTGAAGAAGGTCGGTCATGCTCATCATCCTGAGAA CTACGTTAACGTTGATAAGCACTACTAA
- the LOC126563269 gene encoding cuticle protein 7-like, translated as MSLSFKYKASLCRVYHQSLIRHQLVNNSTKHKTFNMFKILALIACLAIVASAQYHGEPEHKEHHAYPKYKFEYGVKDPHTGDHKSQWEVRDGDVVKGAYTLHEADGTERVVEYKSDGHNGFEADVKKVGHAHHPHHGYSGASYVNVDKHY; from the exons ATGTCCCTGAGCTTCAAATATAAAGCATCTCTGTGCCGTGTGTATCATCAGTCACTCATCAGGCATCAGCTGGTAAACAACtcgacaaaacacaaaacattcaacatgTTCAAG ATCCTTGCTCTAATCGCCTGTCTGGCTATCGTTGCCTCTGCCCAATACCATGGTGAACCCGAGCACAAGGAACACCATGCATATCCGAAGTACAAGTTCGAGTATGGTGTCAAGGATCCCCATACCGGTGACCACAAGAGCCAGTGGGAAGTTCGTGATGGCGATGTTGTCAAGGGAGCCTACACTCTGCATGAAGCTGATGGAACCGAGCGTGTGGTCGAGTACAAGTCGGACGGTCACAACGGATTCGAGGCTGACGTAAAGAAGGTCGGTCATGCTCATCATCC GCACCATGGATATTCCGGTGCCAGCTACGTCAATGTTGACAAGCACTACTGA
- the LOC126563390 gene encoding cuticle protein 19-like: MFKILALIACLVIVASAQYHGEPEHKEHYAHPKYKFEYGVKDPHTGDHKSQWEVRDGDVVKGAYTLHEADGTERVVEYKSDGHNGFEADVKKVGHAHHPHHGYSGASYVNVDKHY, encoded by the exons atgtTCAAG ATTCTCGCCCTTATTGCCTGCTTGGTCATTGTTGCCTCTGCCCAATACCACGGTGAACCCGAGCACAAGGAACACTACGCACACCCGAAGTACAAGTTCGAGTATGGTGTCAAGGATCCCCATACCGGTGACCACAAGAGCCAGTGGGAAGTCCGTGATGGCGATGTCGTCAAGGGAGCCTACACTCTGCACGAAGCTGATGGAACCGAGCGTGTGGTCGAGTACAAGTCGGACGGTCACAACGGATTCGAGGCTGACGTAAAGAAGGTCGGTCATGCTCATCATCC GCACCATGGATATTCCGGTGCCAGCTACGTTAACGTTGACAAACACTACTAA